CTATGTAGCTGAAATCGAAGGGCTCGGCGGAGAGCCACAGGATTTCCTGGCCGGTGCTATCCAGAGCGGCGGCGTAGTCCTGTCCAACCCCGCCGAGCTTGCTGATGTAGGGGCTGATCAACAGGTTAATGCCGGTCTTGCCGGTCAGCATGAAACGGCCTGTATGGCCGTAAAGGTAGGCCACATAGGGCAACGCAACGAGCAGAAAACCGGCGGCAAAGAGCAGGGGCACCGAGCAGCTTTGGCGCTTTTTGATGGCGATCCCGATGACGATCAGCAGGAATAGCGCCCACCAGAAGAGGCCCTCGGTGCGGATCAGGTAGGCCAGGCCGAAGGCAATGCCTGCCAGAGCAGCTGACAGTTTGCCCCCGTCTCTCATGACCCGCCAGGATGCCCAGAGTCCGCTCAACCAGCAGAGCAGGAAGGCAGATTCGCTGAGGCTTCCCCAGTAGAGGGGCCATACGACCAGGGCCGGTGAAACGGCAGCCAGCACGGCTGCGATCGACGCCACCAGTTCGTTTCCTGTTACCTCCCGGGCCAGATAAAAAAGCACCACGCAGGCCAGTGCGCCGGCAAGCAGATGCCAGACCGGCAAGGCATAATCGAGCGGCACGCCCAGGGCCATGGCGGAGGCGGCCAGGGCCGGGGGACCGGGAGGCCAGACCAGATCCGGGGTGCCGAAGACCTGATAGCCGTCGCCTCTCAGGAGATTGCGGCCCAGGATGAGGTAATCGGATTCGTCCCAACGGACTGTCCGCGACTGAAGGACCCAGGGCAAACGGAAAAGCAGGCCCAGGGCAAAGACCCCAAGCGCGATGAGCCGGTCGCGTTTCATGGCGAGGACTCCTGGAACTGATAGATGACCACGTCATCAGGTCCGCAGCCGACGCTCGTAAGATAGCGCAGCTGCGGGGGAGCCTCTTGGGGCAGCATCAAAAAGCTCAGTTGGGGCCGCAGCTTTGCTTCCCAGGCATCCATGACGAGAAAGTCAGCATCACGGTCGCGGGCGTAGGCAAGGACTTCAGGCCAGGTGGAAGCAGGGGTTGGGATCCAGGCAGTGCCGGCGTGGAAAGCGATGGCCGGATAGCGGGCCATGACGACGGAATCTCCGGCCGCTCCCCGTTCCCGCAACTCGGCGGCGGCATCCAAATGCCCTGGCTGGAAGGAGTGGGTGTGGGTCACGATGGTACCAAGCTGTCGTCCTTGCCATAACATCAGTGTCAAAAAAAAGAGCAGCGGCAAAGCCATCAGCAAACGCGTCCAGGAGGCTGGCAGATCCTTGCGAAAAAGATTGGACGAGGTGCCGATTAGCCAGGCAACCAGAACTACCATGCCGGCGCCGGCCCAGATCAGCCCGGGAATCAGGAATCCGGCCAGATAGCGGTCGGTGATGAAGAATGGCAAATAGCTCAGCGGGCTTGCCAGCGACGCCAGCAGGGCCAGCTCACCGCGGAAACGTTGCGGCGTCCAGGCGCGCCCGAAGAGACCGAGGACTGCCAGTCCAGCCAACAGAACGGGAACGAGCCTGATGCTGAAGAGCAATTGGATCAGTTCCTGGCTGTTGGACCAGAGACGTCTCAAAATCCTGGCCGGGTCGGCCAGGAGAGCAGAGAGCAGGCCCTGTCCCTCGCTGCTTGGGGCGAACATGTACACCTCGTCGCTGTCAGGTTCCAATTGCCACGTTGCCTGATCGAAGGCGGCCGCGTCATCGTTGGCCAGGCCCTCCATGCTGACATAGGCCATGCCCGCGGCCCCTGACAGGCTCCAGCGCCCGGTTTCCCGCTGCAGATAGATCACGTAGGGTGAGGCAATCAGCAGAAAGAGCAATGCAGACAGCCCCGTCCGGGCCAGCACTGCACCAACCGGGTCTTTGCGGACGATTCTGGTCACTGCCAGCAGAAGGAACGCAAGCAAGGCGAAAACCATAGCCTCGGTGCGGGTCAAATAGGCGAGACCAAGGGAGGCTGCCATCAGCAGATAACCGCCCATGCTGCCCTGCTCCATGGCCCAGATCAGGCCGTAGATGGCTGTTGCGATCGCGAGGAGATAGAAGGGCTCTGTCATGGTGCCCCAGGCGAGGACACCGACGGTCAACGCCGGCAGCATCGCGGCAAAGAGCCCTGTCACGCGGGCTGCCTGGATGCCGTGCAGCCGGCGAGCGATGCCGTAAAGGGGCAGGATCAAAAGGGCGCCGCAGATGATATAAAGCAAGTTGCTGGCGTTGTACAGACCGCCTGTCAGCGGCGCCAGGCCCCCGGCAAGGGCGGGAAAGAGAGGAGGGAAATGGACGCCGGCATATTCACCGAAGATCGAATAACCGCCACCCTGCCAGAGGTTCTGCCCCAGCCACAGGTAGAAGGGCTCATCGCCCCAAACGATGCGAGGAGAGGAAATGGTTACCGCGCGGATGGCTGCCGCCAGTAACATGATTGCGAGCAGCACCAGCCACTCATTGCGGGAGAGGGAGCCGGTCACACCGGATGTCTTGTCGGGCGCCTCTTCCAGGGTCACGCTGTTTTCTCCAGTTGGAAATCGCTGATCTGTTGGAGAGGTATTTCAGGAATCGCTGTGACGTCAACCAGGCAGACGCCCTTCAATTCTGCCAGTTTTTCGGTTTCTGGCGGACTGATACCCAGGAGGAGGTGCCCATCCGGGTTGAGAACCTGGCGCGCGCCCAGCAGCACGCGGCTGAGAAACTCAATTCGGTCTGATTCCAGCCGGTTACCCGACAGTTTCAGCAGGGGCAGACCGAGCCACATGTAACGGCGCAAAATGCTGGTGATGATACGGGTGAATTCGTTTTCCGATGGCCGCATGGGTGGGTTGAAGGCAATTACATCGAAGCTGGATTTGACCTCGCTGTAAAGGTCGGACGGGTAGATCTTGATTTCGACCTGGTTCAAACTGGCGTTGCGACGTGCCAGTTCGATGGCGCGCGGGCTGACATCGACGGCTTCTACGTCCCAGCCATTGCGGGCCACTTCGATGGCAACAAAACCGCTGCCCGTGCCGAGTTCCAGGAGTCGACCTGGCGTATCGCGCAGCGCCAGGATAGCCGATGCCATGGTCCGGGTGTCATTCTGCACACCACAAACACCGATATTGTCTTCGATGACCAATTGAGAGTTATCTGTCAAGCTCTTCGCTCTCCTCGCAGCCTGGACTCCACCGCCTATTCAGAGTGGCTGGTCTCCGGCCCTCCAGGCCGGCCGATGACACCATTTGATTCAAGCTGCCGGCTGAGGGAATCGACTTGCTGTCGCAGGATGCCCACTTCCTGGGAGACAACCTTGAGCTGTTCATTGCTCTGGGAGATGGTGAGGGAAATCTGGAAGATAATGAGCAACAGCCCGACGATTCCCATCATCAGCAGCAGCGCCGGTGTGTATTCAAAACCGAGGGCCTTTCCCATCGCGTCCAGCTGGTTGGCGAAGAATGGGGAGATGGCCAGGGCCAGGCCGGCCAGAATCCAAAGCAGGGCGTAGCGTTCCTGAAGTTTACCGGTGCGGACCATGTTGAGAGCGATGCCGGTCACCGCCATCCCGAGCAGGAACATATAGAGTTTAGCATTCAGGTCCATTATTCCTCCAATCTCTTCGGCTGCATGCGGGTCTTCTGGCGAAGCACGATGACGGCGATTGCCAGCCACATCTTGCCCACATAGTAGATGGGTTTCAGCCCGCTATGCATCGAAACGCCACTGATGCGTTCCCGCATGGTGACCGGGACTTCGATAACCTGGAACCCGGCATAATGCAGGATGATCAGCGTATCCACATCCGGGTAGTCGGTCGGATAGTTATCCCGGGCAAAGAATTGCATGACAGAGCTGTTCATCGCCTGAAACCCGGAGGTGGGATCGGTAATGGCGCGACCGGTGATGCGGGATGCCACCCAGGCGAACAGCTCTGTTCCGAGCTTTTTTATCCAGGGTATATGATACTCTAGGCGCCCGCTGAAGCGGGACCCGACCGCCACATCAGCCTCGCCCGCGGCGACCACCTGAGCCAGTTTTTCGATGCCGTCGGGATCATGTTGCCCATCGGCATCCAGCACCACCGCCAGATCATAGCTATTGCGCACGGCGTAGCGGAAACCGGTCTGGACCGCGGCACCATAACCCAGATTGATGGGCAAAGATACAACGGTCGCTCTCTGTGCGGCCGCGACTGCTGCGGTCTGGTCACTGCTGCCGTCGTCCACTACCAGGATGTCGAATCCAGGTGCGGCTCGCCGCACTTCGGGCAAGACAGCTGGCAGATTTTCCGCCTCGTTGAAGGCTGGCATGATAATCAATTGGCGCATGATCAGTGGTCGGCGGTCGGCAGTCAGTGGTCAATGGTCAATTGTCGGTGACCCGTTAACGGTGCACTATCCACTACTCACCGCCCACCGATATTATACATGTAAACTCAATTATGCAAGCCAAGGAGTTCCCTGGTTGGCAGCAAACGATAGGTTTCGCTTAAACGTCCCAGGATGTGCTCGTAGAGCGCCCGTTTCTCTTCGAACGGCTGGTTGAGAAATTTGATGGATGCAAGCAGCGGGTCGTCGACCGGATCGATCAGGTCAGCGGCATGCAGCGAGTAGTTGATGACCACGCCACGGCTTTTGCTCAATGCCAGCCCCACGTCAAACAACTTTTTGCCTGAGGTCAGGGTAAAGGTGCTGTGCATGGGGATGCGAAGAATGGGCATGGTAGTTACCGGCACTTCCCAAACCCCAACCTCGGGAGCGGGTTTTTGGCGTGAAGGACGGTGCGGTGCTTTCGGATCGGGCCGGTAGGGCCGCTGGGGTGTCAAGCCATGGACCATCCGTCCGTAGCGAGTGGGATCAACATCTGTCTGAACCAGGAGCCGATTCAGGCTTCTCAGGGCTGGCGCGTACGGGGTGGTAAAAATAGAAGAGTCGTAGCGGTAACCAAGTTGACCCAGAATCACGAGTTGATCGGGACCAAAACTATATCCCGGGGACTTGAATCCGATCGGCTGCCAACCACTGGCTTGCACGATCAAGTCGTGGGTCTCTGCGATCTCTTTGCGCTTCTGGCGCTCATCGAGCCGGGAAAAACTGCTGGGATGGGAGGTTGTGTGATTGGCCAACTCGTGACCACGGCGGAGAATCTCGCGCAGCGCTTCCCGCTGGACCGGTAGATCGCGCCCGCAGATGAAAAAGGTAG
This window of the Chloroflexota bacterium genome carries:
- a CDS encoding glycosyltransferase family 39 protein, with translation MKRDRLIALGVFALGLLFRLPWVLQSRTVRWDESDYLILGRNLLRGDGYQVFGTPDLVWPPGPPALAASAMALGVPLDYALPVWHLLAGALACVVLFYLAREVTGNELVASIAAVLAAVSPALVVWPLYWGSLSESAFLLCWLSGLWASWRVMRDGGKLSAALAGIAFGLAYLIRTEGLFWWALFLLIVIGIAIKKRQSCSVPLLFAAGFLLVALPYVAYLYGHTGRFMLTGKTGINLLISPYISKLGGVGQDYAAALDSTGQEILWLSAEPFDFSYI
- a CDS encoding glycosyltransferase family 39 protein; its protein translation is MTLEEAPDKTSGVTGSLSRNEWLVLLAIMLLAAAIRAVTISSPRIVWGDEPFYLWLGQNLWQGGGYSIFGEYAGVHFPPLFPALAGGLAPLTGGLYNASNLLYIICGALLILPLYGIARRLHGIQAARVTGLFAAMLPALTVGVLAWGTMTEPFYLLAIATAIYGLIWAMEQGSMGGYLLMAASLGLAYLTRTEAMVFALLAFLLLAVTRIVRKDPVGAVLARTGLSALLFLLIASPYVIYLQRETGRWSLSGAAGMAYVSMEGLANDDAAAFDQATWQLEPDSDEVYMFAPSSEGQGLLSALLADPARILRRLWSNSQELIQLLFSIRLVPVLLAGLAVLGLFGRAWTPQRFRGELALLASLASPLSYLPFFITDRYLAGFLIPGLIWAGAGMVVLVAWLIGTSSNLFRKDLPASWTRLLMALPLLFFLTLMLWQGRQLGTIVTHTHSFQPGHLDAAAELRERGAAGDSVVMARYPAIAFHAGTAWIPTPASTWPEVLAYARDRDADFLVMDAWEAKLRPQLSFLMLPQEAPPQLRYLTSVGCGPDDVVIYQFQESSP
- a CDS encoding methyltransferase, producing MTDNSQLVIEDNIGVCGVQNDTRTMASAILALRDTPGRLLELGTGSGFVAIEVARNGWDVEAVDVSPRAIELARRNASLNQVEIKIYPSDLYSEVKSSFDVIAFNPPMRPSENEFTRIITSILRRYMWLGLPLLKLSGNRLESDRIEFLSRVLLGARQVLNPDGHLLLGISPPETEKLAELKGVCLVDVTAIPEIPLQQISDFQLEKTA
- a CDS encoding DUF2304 domain-containing protein; the protein is MDLNAKLYMFLLGMAVTGIALNMVRTGKLQERYALLWILAGLALAISPFFANQLDAMGKALGFEYTPALLLMMGIVGLLLIIFQISLTISQSNEQLKVVSQEVGILRQQVDSLSRQLESNGVIGRPGGPETSHSE
- a CDS encoding glycosyltransferase family 2 protein, with product MRQLIIMPAFNEAENLPAVLPEVRRAAPGFDILVVDDGSSDQTAAVAAAQRATVVSLPINLGYGAAVQTGFRYAVRNSYDLAVVLDADGQHDPDGIEKLAQVVAAGEADVAVGSRFSGRLEYHIPWIKKLGTELFAWVASRITGRAITDPTSGFQAMNSSVMQFFARDNYPTDYPDVDTLIILHYAGFQVIEVPVTMRERISGVSMHSGLKPIYYVGKMWLAIAVIVLRQKTRMQPKRLEE
- a CDS encoding polysaccharide deacetylase family protein; the protein is MSARPEDGTKPLGTLQVDVDELWVYREAAGGTTQANASAPVYDQGIPRLLDFLDKYGIRATFFICGRDLPVQREALREILRRGHELANHTTSHPSSFSRLDERQKRKEIAETHDLIVQASGWQPIGFKSPGYSFGPDQLVILGQLGYRYDSSIFTTPYAPALRSLNRLLVQTDVDPTRYGRMVHGLTPQRPYRPDPKAPHRPSRQKPAPEVGVWEVPVTTMPILRIPMHSTFTLTSGKKLFDVGLALSKSRGVVINYSLHAADLIDPVDDPLLASIKFLNQPFEEKRALYEHILGRLSETYRLLPTRELLGLHN